A region of Polyangiaceae bacterium DNA encodes the following proteins:
- a CDS encoding phenylacetate--CoA ligase family protein, producing MLPIAHSSYWVASALASQYLPAPALQALQLRRLRSMLAYVEQNVAFYRELWARANVGPGSVRSLEDLRRFPVPNRRQIEEDPSCIVSQEHRDLYLAGTGYIRRSGGSSGGPQLEIHSDEASWSRLDGFYYRAFAALGFRPWDPLAYFWSAPFKKRTHNYLGIMPKVGVPAMLDEAAQLAILEQNPGIWWYYHPTSLFPLARKFPERLRKTAPARVICHAELLPDSMRKVIEDVMGQPVFNQYGTSEFNRMAWECPEKQGYHIDADSVIFEIVDDDGRPVRPGETGRVIATGLINRMMPLVRYELGDLVVASDRRCACGRTLPMIERIEGRLKDVFVLPGGGKRTPREMLEPYASIPGVEQYRVTIASDSKVELEVVTSEAGFSGVEAEAKKRFSALCPGVELGVKRILDIEKAPTGKRVLIRNRLRAAANRTRPEFTL from the coding sequence TTGCTGCCCATCGCCCACTCCAGCTACTGGGTCGCGAGCGCGCTCGCGTCGCAGTACCTCCCCGCCCCGGCGCTCCAGGCGCTGCAGCTGCGCCGGCTGCGCAGCATGCTGGCCTACGTCGAGCAGAACGTGGCGTTTTACCGGGAGCTCTGGGCTCGCGCGAACGTCGGCCCCGGCTCGGTGCGGAGCCTCGAGGATCTGCGGCGCTTCCCCGTGCCGAACCGCCGTCAGATCGAGGAAGACCCGAGCTGCATCGTGAGCCAGGAGCACCGCGATCTGTACCTGGCCGGCACCGGCTACATCCGCCGCTCGGGTGGCTCGTCCGGCGGACCCCAGCTCGAGATCCACAGCGACGAAGCGTCGTGGTCGCGGCTAGACGGCTTCTACTACCGGGCGTTCGCCGCGCTCGGCTTCCGGCCCTGGGATCCGCTCGCGTACTTCTGGAGCGCGCCCTTCAAGAAGCGCACGCACAACTACCTGGGCATCATGCCCAAGGTCGGCGTGCCGGCGATGCTCGACGAAGCCGCGCAGCTCGCCATCCTCGAGCAGAACCCGGGTATCTGGTGGTACTACCATCCGACCAGCCTGTTCCCCCTCGCGCGCAAGTTCCCGGAGCGCCTGCGGAAGACCGCACCCGCGCGCGTCATCTGTCACGCGGAGCTCTTGCCGGACTCGATGCGCAAGGTCATCGAGGACGTGATGGGTCAGCCCGTGTTCAACCAGTACGGCACCAGCGAGTTCAACCGAATGGCCTGGGAGTGCCCGGAGAAGCAGGGCTACCACATCGACGCCGACAGCGTGATCTTCGAGATCGTGGACGACGACGGCCGCCCGGTGCGTCCCGGGGAGACCGGCCGCGTCATCGCCACCGGGCTCATCAACCGGATGATGCCGCTGGTGCGCTACGAGCTCGGCGATCTCGTCGTGGCTTCGGACCGGCGCTGCGCGTGCGGGCGCACGCTGCCCATGATCGAGCGCATCGAAGGCCGGCTCAAGGACGTGTTCGTGCTGCCCGGCGGCGGCAAGCGCACGCCGCGGGAGATGCTCGAGCCCTACGCTTCCATCCCCGGCGTCGAGCAGTACCGCGTCACGATCGCGAGCGACTCCAAGGTCGAGCTCGAGGTCGTGACGTCCGAGGCGGGCTTCTCCGGCGTGGAAGCCGAGGCCAAGAAGCGCTTCTCGGCCCTGTGTCCCGGCGTCGAGCTCGGGGTGAAGCGCATCCTGGACATCGAGAAGGCGCCGACCGGTAAGCGCGTGCTGATCCGGAATCGCCTGCGCGCCGCGGCAAACCGCACGCGCCCCGAGTTCACGCTGTGA